CAGCCTCCACATGCTGGAACCCCTTGGAACTTCCCTACTTCGTTCCCCTTGCGTTCATTTACAatcaataattaatttaataatcaCTCGGGTATCGTATAACTCATTACAAGTTGTGGAATACTGGCGTTTGAGATGCTCCTAAGCATTATTAATACCATTATTGGTTGAATTAGTTAAACTAGTTGAAATGCCAAAGCTTCAGTAATGTAAAACCAGTCTTTTTAATAATCCAGTTTACTATTCAAATCGCATCATGAGTACCATTTTCGCAAGTTTCGATTATTATGCCGCAAAGTCGActgccaaagcaaaagcaatcAATTCAAATGCGGCAGGTGGGAGAAGTGGAGTGCATTTGCTGGGGTGTTGGGAGGACATGCGAAGTACAATGGCAACTGTTTTGCAAACAACAAATGGTCAACATGCAATCgggcaaacatttgcatgccaaaGGCAGCCGAACAACAATTACCatataaaatttgaaatgattaagcaacaaccacagcggcaacaacaaaggcggcCAGCAAAATGAAAACGGAATGAGATTTCATTGTACATACATGTTCATGTAGATACATAATGAAATGTGCTGAACCTCCAGTGATGCTGACAGCATAATCAGCgtataatttgcataaaattaaaatatgattttGCATGACCCAACCGCATCAGAGAACAGCACGCGATGATTATTACCGAGGGATATGGTAAGGatcaaataaatcatttgaatattcatttttttattattatcccTCAATGCACAACTAAACCGGGTTCGGTttgataaaaatatacaaatttttaaacaccatttttaaatattggcTTTAGTAAAATATGTCCTTGGGTAAAAGCTGATAGATATTTATATCTTTCGGATATAGGTCTTCAGGTCTAATCAATTTGGGCATTTTGGGATCAATTATCTTCGGCATCTGAAAATCAACGTTTtacaataaatttgtttttgaaagcACTTTTCTGTAAGCTTTACCCCAGGTAAGTTATATTTAGGTGGATGTGGTTTACCAATCAAATCTCCGGAGGGTAAATTACCATTTATCAAATGATCCGTTTTAGGAATTTTTGGTATCTGCGGATTGGACCCAGCCATctgtaataaaaaatgcacttattgtaatacaaaatgaaaattgttttctgtttttcttacCTCGAGTGGGGGAATTCCTGGAGGTTTCAGTAGATCTTCCAAATTATCTGTGACAGGAAGTGGGGGAGTTTCTGATCCTACACCAGTTATCTGAAATAaacctttttattattatactgGAATCAGATATTAATACAATGTATACTGGATGTATATTTGGATGGACCAAATTCTAATCTaatgaatatgcaaataataagaattttttgaaatttgtatcAAAACTTACCCCAGGCAATAGTATTTGACTCGGCCGTTCGGATGGCAATAAACCATTTATTACTTCATCAGTATCAGGAGTTATTGGATTTATAGATGGGTGTTGTTTACCGATCAAATCTCCGGAGGGTAATTTACCATTTATCAAATGATCCGTTTTAGGAATTTTTGGAAGTATCTGCGGATTGGACCCAGGTATctgtaataaaaaatgcacTTATTGTAACacaaaatgaacatttttttctgattttcttaCCTCGAGTGGGGGGATTCCTGGAGGTTTTAGTAGATCTTCCAAATTATCTGTGACAGGAAGTGTGGGAACTATTGGCTGAGTTCCTGATCCTACACCAGTTATCTGAAATAAACCTTTTTGTTATTATACTGGAATCAGATATTAATACAATGTATACAGGATGTATATTTGGATGAACCAAATTCTAATCTAATGAATATGCAAATAGTATcaatttgttgaaatttttatCAATTCTTACCCCAGGCAATCGTATTTGACTCGGCCGTTCGGATGGCAATAAACCATTTATTACTTTATCAGTATCAGgagtttttagatttttagatGGGTGTTGTTTACCGATCAAATCTCTGGAGGGTAATTTACCATTTATCAAATGATCCGTTTTAGGAATTTTTGGATTCTGCAGTTTTGACCCAGGTATctgtaataaaaaatgcacTTATTgtaacacaaaataaacattttattctgATTTTCTTACCTCGTGTGGGGGGATTCCGGGAGGTTTTAGTAGATCTTCCAAATTATCTGTGACAGGAAGTGTGGGAATTTTTGGCGGACTTTCTGATCCTACACCAGTTATCTGAAATAAACCTTTTTATTATAATACTGGATTTATATTTGGATGGCCCAAATTTGAATTAGGAACTTATaataatatgcatttttaGAAATTTCATTCAACTCTTACCCCAGGCCTTTCGGAtggcaataaattttttattatttcatcaGTATCAggaatttttggatttttagaTGGGTGTTGTTTACCTATCAAATCTCCGGAGGGTAATTTACCATTTATCAAATGATCCGTTTTAGGAATTTTTGGATTCTGCGGATTGGACCCAAGCATCTGTATACAAAATGCGCTTACactaaataaacatttttttttctgtttttcttacCTCGAGTGGGGGGATTCCTGGAGGTTTAACTAAATCTTCCAAATTATATGTGACAGGAAGTGGGGGAGTTTCTGATCCTACACCAGTTATCTGAAATAaacctttttattattatactgGAATCATATTTTAATACTAGATGTATATTTGGTTAGCCCTAATTCTAATTGAGAACATatgaatatgcaaataatgaatttttagGCATTTTTATCTATTCTTACCCCAGGCAATTGTATTGGACTCGGCCGTTCGGATGGCAACAAACCATTTATTACTTCATTATCATAGggaatttttggatttttagaTGGGTTTTGTTTACCGATCAAATCTCCTGACGGTAATTTACCATTTATCAAATGATCCGTTTTAGGAATTTTCGGAAGCATCGGCGGTTTCGACCCAGGAATCTGTAGTAAAGAATACACTTATTGTTTTCTTGGTAAACCCAAAATGGTAATAATGGTATTTGTAACAACaatttaaaacctttttttttttttatttttcttaccTTTTGTGTGGGGATTCTTGGAGGTTTTAGTAGATCTACTAAATTATCTGTGACAGGAAGTGTGGGAACTTTTGGCTGAGTTTCTGATCCTGCCCCAATTATCTGAAATAAatccttttattattatactgGATTTATATTTGGATAGCCCAAATTTGAATAAAGAACATataataatatgaattttAAGAAATTTCTATCAACTCTTACCCCAGGCAATTGTATTTGATTCGGCCGTTCTGATGGCACTAAACGATTTATTATTTCATCCGTATCTGGAATTATGGGATTTGTCGGCGCGATTTTTGATATTTCCTGTGGATTCTAAAATAAAGATATTTGCTTAGCTATAACTGTAGCAAAACTGTAGCAAAAACGGTTGATATTTAGCATTGGTTCTCAATATAATACTTAGTTAAAGTACATACACATTAAATAACAACTTTTTTGACCATTATTTGAGACTTACTGGTGATAAGGGAATTTTAGTTGGCTTTTTGGATGACAAAATAACATTGCCCAATTTATCTGTTTGAGAAATTTTTGGATTCATTGGTAGATTTCCCGGCCTTGTACCAGGTATCTGAAAAACAAGTTTGCTTTTAGGAAATCCGTTCTGTTATGAGTAACTTAATACCAAATGCCAAACTTAGAAATTTCTTTTGCCTTTGTATAGTTTAAGTTGATGATTTCAACACTATTAGTAACAACGATTTGTGAAATTATCTTACCGGTTTTAATCTTTGGTCTTTATTACCGCCTTCAACTGCTCCTGCACTCGGAGAATTTTCCGTAATAggctaaataaatattattagcttgaattatttttcaaaaacatgAGCAGTGAGTCACCTTTACTGGAACTTTGATAGGAAGAGAAGGCTCTTTATCTTTAGAAATGCTTTTTCCGATACTATCTTCATCTTCTGGTAAAGAATTCCAGGGACTAACGGTAACTATTTTGCGATTTTCCGGAGATACTGTTAAGTTTTGAGGGTTCTTCAAACAGGGCTACCAATATTGGATGTTGAAAAAGATATAAAGGTGTTGGTATCAAAGGTACTTAAAgcatattaaaaactttatgaTTAGTTATACTTACCGGGATCAAGGGCTTTGTGGTGGTGGGAATCAGGCAACTTCCGTTAATGGCCACAAAAGGTGGAATACAAAGAAATTTTGGCATAGAAAAATAGGCGTCTGAAAATTGCCACGAGACACATATAGCTGCAATCCACAAAATTCGCATCTCGCTCGTTAAATTTCTGTATGAGAACTAACTAAGGCTGTAACATTTGCCAGAACAACTGAATCCAATTAGATTAATACATCACTCCAAAGTTAAAATCCAAGTATAATCTGAATAGGTTTCGCCTGTTTCAGAAAGCTAGCTTTGAATAAATAgcgataaataaatacgatATCGAATAAAAGCTCGGAAATAGGCGAATAAATTCAAAGTGCCGGGGGAGGAGTGATGAAAATAGGGAAATTGGCACCCATCAGACGTGTCAAAGtgacaattttttatttacattttccccCCTTCTCCCCCTCTATCAGCCGTGATgaatgacaaaaacaacaatggcagctcTCATGACTCTGGTCACATTTGCGTGCGAGAGCGACGTGAGATGCATGTAAAAATTCGTTGGGGGTTGCAAAAGTGTGGCCATGGCACAGGTAAAAATGCTTTGACATTTGTCTTTATTACACagaaagcaaataataattttatattttataaaatacatataagaaaatataagtatTATTTACGTTATACagacaaattattttaattaggtatatattttgaatttcaCATTATTTCTTGAGCACTGCATAAGTAACTTAGTAAGATGTCTAAAATCGGAGCTTGATTTTTCCAATAAACCTAAACTGCACTCTTATAAAGAGGAATTTTCCTCATtttgagtttatttttttctgtgcacctGTAGTTGATATGAAGCCATCAAGTTGTGCACTCTGTTTATTTATCAACAGATTAGCAGGCAGTTTCGTTGGCTGTCGCCATCTCTTTCACCTTCCTTAGCTCCTCTCTGTCGCTCCTGTGGGTGTAATGGCACATGAAATCGCAATAAACATGACACAGAGCGTAGCAACTTTTGCGGCATGTAGTTAAGTATAACTTACGCCCAGAGCGCACATAATTCAAAAATTCTTCTTCGAATGGAAGGGGTGATTCCAGGGGTGGGCAAGGAGTGGTCGGAAGGGGGGAAGGGGCGTGATGGGGGCCATGGGTCGCTCTGGGATTCTGCAAGTAACAGTCACGCTTTTCAGAATGGGCGAGTGGGCGTGTGGCGACAGTGGGGCTCTCCCTTGGGTCTGTTTTGTCCTTTAGCATCGCCATCTGCCTCGAACTGTGAAatatgttgcatacttttgtggGCACTCTATCTCTCTCCATCTTTATATCCCCCATCCGGACGCTCCTTTTGACTTTTGCGGTTTATTGTAGGCGTGGCGCGTGCCAAACTTAACATACACAATCATTTTTGTGCCACACCATTTTTGCTTTCCTCTCACGTCCCACAAAATGGAGGGTGGAGGGGCAGGTTGGGGGCGGGCAAGGAAGTGGGCTGGTAGTGCAATATTCAGTTGGCAAGGTCCTTCGGGTCTGGCGCGTATAAGTTCATAATTCATtctttcattattattttcattttcacattttcggTTTCCTCTCCCGTTTTTCTTTGTGGATTTCTCTGTCCGGCTCTTTGGGTGCTCAGTGCCGTtgacaaattgttttaaatggcattttcatAACGGCTACGTTCTGTTTTTATCGCATTTATTTAAGTAAAGTAGTTCTAGTAAATGCGGCAGACTGTGTTGAATAAACTAGGTATTTAAAAGGTAAGTAAGGGTTTCAATTTTTACGGCACATATGAATTTGTACacaatctttaaaaaaatccTAAAAAAGAAGTTGAAGTATCGTGATACTTTGTTTAAGGGCGGCTCCTCCTTTGTTTTACTGCCCCTTTTTTTGATGGCCATTTTTTGTGCTGCGCCAAAACGCGCGATTCCATTTAATTGTGCCCAATGAGCCCTGCAGCCCAGCATGTCCCAGCATCCAACCCTATCCCGATCCCTATTCCGATTGTGATTCCGATTCGGAAtccgattcagattcagatccaGATCCGACAAGTCAAAGTCCCCAAGCCACTGACGACAAAATGTGTAGTTCGATGGGTGGTTAGCCGGGTGATTCAGTGGATCCTGTGGATTCTGGAGCAGCGGTAGGGGTAGCAACGACCACAGACGcgtcttttgtttgctttgacAGAGGgtgcaccacccacaccaccctcaccacccacaccacccgatgctctgtgtgtgtggtgtgtgctCAGGTCTGGGTGGCTCGGCTGTTTTGGCATTGGCGGCTGCAGATTTGCTCGCCGGAGCActaaacttttatttcttaaatctgTGAATCGTTTGTGCGCCTCGCTCAAAGTCAATATGCGGGCGCAAATGTACGAAATGATGAGACAGACTTGTCAGTAGCTGGGTAactgcactgcaaaaaatcgGACAAAACTGTTAGAAATTAATTGGATAAATGAAACATTTAGTTTGCTAACGTGTTTTATGCTCACCACACTTcttaaaacttaataaaaatttaaaaaggaatCATACGTTAAATACCTTCAGAAAGCGTTAACTTTATTTTGAGTGTAATGATGATGTGGGGCAAAACGGGGCCCCTGATTTTGCCAACATTcgcgctgctgttgccgcttcctgttttttggaaaatcggtTTTTGTTGATGCCAGCGCCAGTTGTTTAGCCTCCAACAGCGCAGACTTCAGTCAGCCCACATCCCTCCCCCTCGTTGACCAACCCCCTCAACTCCATCGGATCCACCGCTTGAGCCCAGCCGATTTGGGCCAACAGCCAGCCACCCACATCCACCTAACCACATCCTATCCGTTGACCGAGCTGCTGTCCAGCAAACAACGACAACCGACAACTGAAGTggagttttgtttgttgtccgTTTGTCAATTACAAaacttttattgcaatttactTTTGTTTCGTGCTCGCAGCAGTCACTTTTACCTAGCATCACCCAACCCCCCTCGCCCTCCACGCGGAATAGACCCATGCCCACCCACTTTTGAGGTCGTTTCGATTGCTGTTCGTTGACAATTTCGTTGTTCGCTCGGTTCAAGTATTTAATATAGCACTCGATGAAGTAATATCCATTCGCTTGTTTGATGAATTGTAACGGCTAGATATTCGAGGACATCAAATaacgatgccgatgccgatgtcGATGCCCACCGGATGCCAACGATGTTGGCTTTGGCTTAGATACGGATTGGCGTACGGATTGAAAGCTGCCAGTTCGGAGACATTTCAAACATTTCGAGCTAGGCTCGTTAATTGAAGTTCGATGTCGTTTGTTCTGAATGAAATTTGCAGCGGGGTGAAAGAATATCTCAAAAGAGTGCATTCAAAAGCTTAAGTTCTGGAGTTTAATAGAAATATTAAAGGTGTTCTCTCCCTCCACCGATTCTGTGTTCATATTTCTCTAAGTggtattgttttatttgcataccCATCttgtgaataaataaatgtttgaacCCCACTGTGAGCCACTTGAAGCCAAGTGGCGACTACTGAGGAAATGGCCAGCCGGGCATTCGACTTTAAATTAACAAGTTTTTGCGTTTTTCTGTTCGAAGTGCCCAATGGAGCGCACAACAAACGATGCGCTAATTTGACAAAACCCACATGAGGTCCTTCGGGGGATGCGAAGGAGATTCGGGGTGCCCCACCAACGCGCATTTAGTGTGCTCCACAGGAGGCTGCGGTAATTTGCAAGAGGTCCGGTCCACTCCACTCTCTGGCCCAGACATATACAATCCTATGCAATCAAATAGGAATGAAATTGACCATTAATGTGCGGGGTTCAGGTAAATATGGGAATATGTATGTGCCCCAAGGgctaaatgtatgtatgtatgtatgtgaaaTTGGTAGTAAGGTGCATTGAATAGCGCTGGAAATCCCCCCGAGTTCCTTGCCATTGACAGCTATTGTGAATGATGTTGACAAATGAGCGATTGTAAGCAGGACGAGGAGGCAAGGAACCTGCACTAGACACTAGACCTACTCGTTGCAAGGATATTTACAGCACAAGGAACTCACATTCCATTACTGAAACAGGAAAAACTATTAAGGTTATAACAAAGCATTTTTATTCCAGCAAAAATCTTACTGGTTATTGAGTAGGATAAATagaaagtaataataaattattaccaTATTCATTTATAGCAATTTATTCAATTGATTCcatatttaatgatttataCATAAGTTACGATATATTAGATATAAATCTTTCTTGGCTTCGAATAAATTAGCTTAGTTTACTACAAAGATAGATTTTGTTAGTTAAGTTAGTTTAT
This sequence is a window from Drosophila teissieri strain GT53w chromosome 2R, Prin_Dtei_1.1, whole genome shotgun sequence. Protein-coding genes within it:
- the LOC122613526 gene encoding LOW QUALITY PROTEIN: uncharacterized protein LOC122613526 (The sequence of the model RefSeq protein was modified relative to this genomic sequence to represent the inferred CDS: inserted 2 bases in 1 codon); translation: MGDIKMERDRVPTKVCNIFHSSRQMAMLKDKTDPRESPTVATRPLAHSEKRDCYLQNPRATHGPHHAPSPLPTTPCPPLXNHPFHSKKNF
- the LOC122614486 gene encoding periaxin, which gives rise to MRILWIAAICVSWQFSDAYFSMPKFLCIPPFVAINGSCLIPTTTKPLIPPCLKNPQNLTVSPENRKIVTVSPWNSLPEDEDSIGKSISKDKEPSLPIKVPVKPITENSPSAGAVEGGNKDQRLKPIPGTRPGNLPMNPKISQTDKLGNVILSSKKPTKIPLSPNPQEISKIAPTNPIIPDTDEIINRLVPSERPNQIQLPGIIGAGSETQPKVPTLPVTDNLVDLLKPPRIPTQKIPGSKPPMLPKIPKTDHLINGKLPSGDLIGKQNPSKNPKIPYDNEVINGLLPSERPSPIQLPGITGVGSETPPLPVTYNLEDLVKPPGIPPLEMLGSNPQNPKIPKTDHLINGKLPSGDLIGKQHPSKNPKIPDTDEIIKNLLPSERPGITGVGSESPPKIPTLPVTDNLEDLLKPPGIPPHEIPGSKLQNPKIPKTDHLINGKLPSRDLIGKQHPSKNLKTPDTDKVINGLLPSERPSQIRLPGITGVGSGTQPIVPTLPVTDNLEDLLKPPGIPPLEIPGSNPQILPKIPKTDHLINGKLPSGDLIGKQHPSINPITPDTDEVINGLLPSERPSQILLPGITGVGSETPPLPVTDNLEDLLKPPGIPPLEMAGSNPQIPKIPKTDHLINGNLPSGDLIGKPHPPKYNLPGMPKIIDPKMPKLIRPEDLYPKDINIYQLLPKDIFY